One genomic segment of Panicum virgatum strain AP13 chromosome 2N, P.virgatum_v5, whole genome shotgun sequence includes these proteins:
- the LOC120660578 gene encoding mitogen-activated protein kinase kinase kinase NPK1-like isoform X2: MRRDDAGGGSGFHDLFDSVRRSISFRPAAAAAGLEPPAGPFGAGGGGIGLRISSCIRKSRGMGLLGLITKNPSPPRRMLPPTPDEAVGGSGGCGRGGEENPKIRWRKGELIGAGAFGQVYLGMNLDSGELLAVKQVLIGTSNATRAHIRELEEEVKLLKNLSHPNIVRYLGTVREEDTLNILLEFVPGGSIQSLLGKLGSFPEPVIKKYTKQILQGLEYLHSNAIIHRDIKGANILVDNKGCIKLADFGASKQVAKLATVTAAKTMKGTPHWMAPEVIVGSGHSFSADIWSVGCTVIEMATGKPPWSQQYQEVALLFHVGTTKSHPPIPEHLSPEAKDFLLKCLQKEPELRSTASDLLKHPFVTGEPNELQSLNRAAHKDSFNEIPANDMPNGLGLNQSSNWSTMNSNKSSKIKPLWEGSCDDDVMCEFDDKDDYPAVGSSYNPMSEPFDNWESKFEMSPEQNSHQSMEFGGLTKHAESSMTENDFTFPVEGSCEDDDVLTESKIKAFLEEKALDLKKLQTPLYEEFYNTVNAGSCQEADQTSKGKTPASPKLPPRGKSPPSKTRGGASPTCDNLNNASPESCSKQLPKSSVVKSSRILREIASPQLNELGDKMHLDAQDSPSISFAERQRKWKEELDQELERERVMRLAGCAKSPSPSRGPNVKRERHADH; the protein is encoded by the exons ATGCGACgggacgacgccggcggcggatccgggttCCACGACTTGTTCGACTCCGTGCGCCGCTCCATCTCcttccgccccgccgccgcggccgccggcctggAGCCTCCCGCGGGCCCATTCGGCGCGGGGGGCGGAGGGATCGGTTTGCGGATCAGCTCCTGCATCCGGAAGTCCCGCGGGATGGGGCTGCTTGGGCTCATCACGAAGAacccctccccgccgcgccgcatgctgccgccgacgcccgacgaggcggtcggcggcagcgggggatGCGGCAGAGGTGGAGAGGAGAACCCGAAGATCCGGTGGCGGAAGGGGGAACTAATCGGGGCGGGCGCTTTTGGGCAGGTCTACCTTGGGATGAACCTggactccggcgagctcctcgccgTTAAGCAG GTTTTGATCGGCACTAGCAACGCGACGCGG GCACATATTAGAGAGCTCGAAGAAGAAGTGAAGCTACTCAAGAACCTGTCGCACCCCAACATCGTT AGGTATCTTGGGACTGTGCGGGAGGAAGATACGCTAAATATCTTGCTTGAATTTGTCCCTGGAGGGTCCATTCAGTCACTTCTGGGGAAGCTTGGTTCGTTCCCAGAGCCT GTCATTAAGAAATACACTAAGCAAATTTTGCAAGGATTGGAGTATCTGCATAGCAATGCGATTATACATAGAGATATAAAG GGTGCAAACATTCTTGTTGATAACAAAGGGTGCATCAAACTTGCTGATTTTGGGGCATCAAAGCAAGTGGCAAAGTTG GCTACTGTGACAGCAGCCAAAACAATGAAAGGTACACCGCATTGGATGGCACCTGAAGTCATTGTTGGGAGTGGGCATAGCTT CTCTGCGGATATATGGAGTGTAGGGTGCACAGTTATAGAAATGGCAACTGGCAAACCACCATGGAGCCAGCAGTATCAAGAG GTTGCTCTTCTATTTCATGTTGGAACCACAAAGTCACATCCACCTATACCTGAACATCTCTCCCCAGAGGCCAAAGATTTTCTGTTGAAATGCCTGCAAAA GGAACCAGAGCTGAGGTCTACTGCATCAGACTTACTAAAG CATCCTTTTGTCACTGGAGAACCGAATGAGTTGCAGTCACTCAATCGTGCTGCACACAAG GACTCTTTTAATGAGATTCCTGCAAATGATATGCCAAATGGCTT GGGTTTGAATCAGTCTTCCAACTGGTCGACTATGAACTCCAACAAATCATCAAAAATCAAGCCCTTATGGGAGGGCAGCTGTGATGATGATGTCATGTGTGAGTTTGATGACAAGGATGACTATCCAGCAGTTGGATCT AGCTATAATCCTATGTCAGAACCATTTGATAACTGGGAAAGCAAGTTTGAGATGAGCCCGGAGCAAAATTCTCATCAATCAATGGAATTTGGTGGATTAACCAAACATGCTGAAAGCAGCATGACTGAGAATGATTTTACTTTCCCTGTTGAGGGAAGTTGTGAAGATGATGATGTACTTACAGAGTCAAAAATAAAGGCATTCCTTGAAGAGAAG GCACTTGACCTGaaaaagctacaaacacctTTGTACGAGGAGTTCTACAACACAGTGAATGCAGGAAGTTGTCAGGAAGCTGATCAAACTTCCAAGGGGAAAACCCCAGCTAGTCCGAAACTTCCCCCTCGAGGAAAGTCACCTCCAAGTAAGACACGAGGAGGTGCGTCACCAACATGTGATAATTTGAATAATGCAAGTCCTGAAAGCTGCAGCAAGCAATTACCAAAAAGCAGTGTGGTGAAGAGCAGCCGAATTTTACGAGAAATAGCTTCTCCTCAACTCAATGAGCTTGGAGATAAAATGCATCTTGATGCCCAAGATAGCCCAAG CATCAGTTTTGCCGAAAGGCAGAGGAAGTGGAAAGAAGAGTTGGACCAGGAACTTGAGAGGGAACGAG TGATGAGATTAGCTGGGTGTGCTAAATCACCATCTCCAAGTAGAGGTCCCAATGTGAAACGAGAGCGTCATGCTGACCATTGA
- the LOC120660578 gene encoding mitogen-activated protein kinase kinase kinase NPK1-like isoform X1, with translation MRRDDAGGGSGFHDLFDSVRRSISFRPAAAAAGLEPPAGPFGAGGGGIGLRISSCIRKSRGMGLLGLITKNPSPPRRMLPPTPDEAVGGSGGCGRGGEENPKIRWRKGELIGAGAFGQVYLGMNLDSGELLAVKQVLIGTSNATREKAQAHIRELEEEVKLLKNLSHPNIVRYLGTVREEDTLNILLEFVPGGSIQSLLGKLGSFPEPVIKKYTKQILQGLEYLHSNAIIHRDIKGANILVDNKGCIKLADFGASKQVAKLATVTAAKTMKGTPHWMAPEVIVGSGHSFSADIWSVGCTVIEMATGKPPWSQQYQEVALLFHVGTTKSHPPIPEHLSPEAKDFLLKCLQKEPELRSTASDLLKHPFVTGEPNELQSLNRAAHKDSFNEIPANDMPNGLGLNQSSNWSTMNSNKSSKIKPLWEGSCDDDVMCEFDDKDDYPAVGSSYNPMSEPFDNWESKFEMSPEQNSHQSMEFGGLTKHAESSMTENDFTFPVEGSCEDDDVLTESKIKAFLEEKALDLKKLQTPLYEEFYNTVNAGSCQEADQTSKGKTPASPKLPPRGKSPPSKTRGGASPTCDNLNNASPESCSKQLPKSSVVKSSRILREIASPQLNELGDKMHLDAQDSPSISFAERQRKWKEELDQELERERVMRLAGCAKSPSPSRGPNVKRERHADH, from the exons ATGCGACgggacgacgccggcggcggatccgggttCCACGACTTGTTCGACTCCGTGCGCCGCTCCATCTCcttccgccccgccgccgcggccgccggcctggAGCCTCCCGCGGGCCCATTCGGCGCGGGGGGCGGAGGGATCGGTTTGCGGATCAGCTCCTGCATCCGGAAGTCCCGCGGGATGGGGCTGCTTGGGCTCATCACGAAGAacccctccccgccgcgccgcatgctgccgccgacgcccgacgaggcggtcggcggcagcgggggatGCGGCAGAGGTGGAGAGGAGAACCCGAAGATCCGGTGGCGGAAGGGGGAACTAATCGGGGCGGGCGCTTTTGGGCAGGTCTACCTTGGGATGAACCTggactccggcgagctcctcgccgTTAAGCAG GTTTTGATCGGCACTAGCAACGCGACGCGGGAGAAGGCTCAA GCACATATTAGAGAGCTCGAAGAAGAAGTGAAGCTACTCAAGAACCTGTCGCACCCCAACATCGTT AGGTATCTTGGGACTGTGCGGGAGGAAGATACGCTAAATATCTTGCTTGAATTTGTCCCTGGAGGGTCCATTCAGTCACTTCTGGGGAAGCTTGGTTCGTTCCCAGAGCCT GTCATTAAGAAATACACTAAGCAAATTTTGCAAGGATTGGAGTATCTGCATAGCAATGCGATTATACATAGAGATATAAAG GGTGCAAACATTCTTGTTGATAACAAAGGGTGCATCAAACTTGCTGATTTTGGGGCATCAAAGCAAGTGGCAAAGTTG GCTACTGTGACAGCAGCCAAAACAATGAAAGGTACACCGCATTGGATGGCACCTGAAGTCATTGTTGGGAGTGGGCATAGCTT CTCTGCGGATATATGGAGTGTAGGGTGCACAGTTATAGAAATGGCAACTGGCAAACCACCATGGAGCCAGCAGTATCAAGAG GTTGCTCTTCTATTTCATGTTGGAACCACAAAGTCACATCCACCTATACCTGAACATCTCTCCCCAGAGGCCAAAGATTTTCTGTTGAAATGCCTGCAAAA GGAACCAGAGCTGAGGTCTACTGCATCAGACTTACTAAAG CATCCTTTTGTCACTGGAGAACCGAATGAGTTGCAGTCACTCAATCGTGCTGCACACAAG GACTCTTTTAATGAGATTCCTGCAAATGATATGCCAAATGGCTT GGGTTTGAATCAGTCTTCCAACTGGTCGACTATGAACTCCAACAAATCATCAAAAATCAAGCCCTTATGGGAGGGCAGCTGTGATGATGATGTCATGTGTGAGTTTGATGACAAGGATGACTATCCAGCAGTTGGATCT AGCTATAATCCTATGTCAGAACCATTTGATAACTGGGAAAGCAAGTTTGAGATGAGCCCGGAGCAAAATTCTCATCAATCAATGGAATTTGGTGGATTAACCAAACATGCTGAAAGCAGCATGACTGAGAATGATTTTACTTTCCCTGTTGAGGGAAGTTGTGAAGATGATGATGTACTTACAGAGTCAAAAATAAAGGCATTCCTTGAAGAGAAG GCACTTGACCTGaaaaagctacaaacacctTTGTACGAGGAGTTCTACAACACAGTGAATGCAGGAAGTTGTCAGGAAGCTGATCAAACTTCCAAGGGGAAAACCCCAGCTAGTCCGAAACTTCCCCCTCGAGGAAAGTCACCTCCAAGTAAGACACGAGGAGGTGCGTCACCAACATGTGATAATTTGAATAATGCAAGTCCTGAAAGCTGCAGCAAGCAATTACCAAAAAGCAGTGTGGTGAAGAGCAGCCGAATTTTACGAGAAATAGCTTCTCCTCAACTCAATGAGCTTGGAGATAAAATGCATCTTGATGCCCAAGATAGCCCAAG CATCAGTTTTGCCGAAAGGCAGAGGAAGTGGAAAGAAGAGTTGGACCAGGAACTTGAGAGGGAACGAG TGATGAGATTAGCTGGGTGTGCTAAATCACCATCTCCAAGTAGAGGTCCCAATGTGAAACGAGAGCGTCATGCTGACCATTGA